A window of the Deinococcus gobiensis I-0 genome harbors these coding sequences:
- a CDS encoding substrate-binding domain-containing protein has protein sequence MKTQKLLPVLTVLLAGAAAAQTFSPDTEKSRVASDQLVKQFGAVPKPAAGVQIGGVMKALSNEYWQLLRTGYLKGGTKYGVKVDAQAPSNESDQIGQLSMMNTMIGKGYKALLISPQSDVNLLPGIVRADKTSLVINVNDAVAPTAQHFVGNIQYDNGVSVANYLLKTFPKGGQIAVIEGQAGVYAAKQRTLGFKTTLAKNPALKIVASVPADWDRQKAFSTARDLLRRYPDLTAFYCNNDTMALGVVEAVKASGRLGKTLVFGTDGINAAYDSIKKGELTGTVDSFPVLTGEVAVEVAVRLLAGQKLPKVIATPQALVMKDSVAKYEQFKK, from the coding sequence ATGAAGACCCAGAAGCTGCTGCCCGTCCTGACCGTCCTGCTCGCCGGCGCCGCCGCCGCGCAGACCTTCTCGCCCGACACCGAAAAGAGCCGCGTGGCCTCCGACCAGCTCGTCAAGCAGTTCGGTGCCGTGCCCAAGCCCGCCGCCGGCGTCCAGATCGGCGGCGTGATGAAGGCGCTGTCCAACGAGTACTGGCAGCTGCTGCGCACGGGCTACCTGAAGGGGGGCACCAAGTACGGCGTGAAGGTGGACGCCCAGGCCCCCAGCAACGAGAGTGACCAGATCGGCCAGCTCAGCATGATGAACACCATGATCGGCAAGGGCTACAAGGCCCTGCTCATCTCGCCCCAGAGCGACGTGAACCTGCTGCCGGGCATCGTGCGCGCCGACAAGACCAGCCTGGTCATCAACGTGAACGACGCGGTGGCCCCCACCGCCCAGCACTTCGTCGGCAACATCCAGTACGACAACGGCGTGAGCGTGGCGAACTACCTGCTCAAGACCTTCCCCAAGGGCGGGCAGATCGCCGTGATCGAGGGGCAGGCGGGCGTCTACGCCGCCAAGCAGCGCACCCTGGGCTTCAAGACGACCCTCGCCAAGAACCCGGCCCTGAAGATCGTCGCCAGCGTGCCCGCCGACTGGGACCGCCAGAAGGCCTTCTCGACCGCCCGTGACCTGCTGCGCCGTTACCCCGACCTGACCGCCTTCTACTGCAACAACGACACGATGGCCCTGGGCGTCGTCGAGGCGGTCAAGGCCTCGGGCCGCCTGGGCAAGACGCTGGTCTTCGGCACCGACGGCATCAACGCCGCCTACGACAGCATCAAGAAGGGCGAGCTGACGGGCACGGTGGACTCCTTCCCGGTCCTGACCGGCGAAGTGGCCGTCGAGGTCGCCGTGCGCCTGCTGGCCGGCCAGAAGCTGCCCAAGGTGATCGCCACGCCGCAGGCGCTGGTCATGAAGGACAGCGTCGCCAAGTACGAGCAGTTCAAGAAATAA
- a CDS encoding sugar ABC transporter ATP-binding protein, whose amino-acid sequence MTEVLSAQHINKSFSGVQVLHDVQFSLMAGEVHALLGENGAGKSTLLKTLFGMHLPDSGTLSVAGQPVVLGSPRDAQSQGIAMIHQELALIPELSVAQNVLLGNEGREVLNYGQMQARVRPFLEQVGLNVHPATPVKRLTIAQQQMVEIARAVARQARIIIMDEPTSSLTTHEIEQLYRVVRDLTARGVGIIYVSHHFDEIEELADRVTVLRDGRYIGTVQQREVTQDQLVTMMVGRELVAQTAPPARTPGAVRLEVRGLSGDGFRDVSLQVRAGEVVTLAGLIGAGRTEVLRAIYGADPSAGGEVRLEGAAMSRRTPADMMRRGVGFIAEDRRHQGIVPDARVSVNMMLTSWAKGKVGVGERDMLRVAEPQIQQLGIRPANPNQIIRRLSGGNQQKVILARWLSAGCDLLLIDEPTRGIDVASKADIYALIDDLAQAGVAVLMVSSELPEVLRLSDRILVMREGRLAGELAAADASEERILALATGAQTHAKDPAVA is encoded by the coding sequence GTGACGGAAGTGCTGTCCGCACAACACATCAACAAGTCGTTCAGCGGCGTTCAGGTGCTGCACGACGTGCAGTTCTCGCTGATGGCCGGCGAGGTCCACGCGCTGCTGGGCGAGAACGGCGCGGGCAAGAGCACGCTGCTCAAGACCCTGTTCGGCATGCACCTGCCCGACAGCGGGACCCTCAGCGTCGCCGGCCAGCCGGTCGTGCTCGGCAGCCCCAGGGACGCGCAGTCGCAGGGCATCGCCATGATCCATCAGGAACTGGCGCTCATTCCCGAGCTGAGCGTCGCGCAGAACGTGCTGCTGGGCAACGAGGGCCGCGAGGTCCTGAACTACGGTCAGATGCAGGCGCGGGTGCGGCCCTTCCTGGAGCAGGTCGGCCTGAACGTCCACCCGGCCACGCCGGTCAAGCGCCTGACCATCGCGCAGCAGCAGATGGTCGAGATCGCCCGCGCCGTCGCGCGCCAGGCCCGCATCATCATCATGGACGAGCCGACCTCCAGCCTCACCACCCACGAGATCGAACAGCTCTACCGCGTGGTGCGCGACCTCACGGCGCGCGGCGTGGGCATCATCTATGTCAGCCACCACTTCGACGAGATCGAGGAACTGGCCGACCGGGTGACGGTGCTGCGCGACGGCCGCTACATCGGCACGGTGCAGCAGCGCGAGGTGACCCAGGACCAGCTCGTGACCATGATGGTGGGCCGCGAACTCGTCGCCCAGACCGCGCCCCCCGCCCGTACGCCCGGCGCGGTGCGCCTGGAGGTCCGGGGCCTGAGCGGCGACGGCTTCCGTGACGTGTCGCTCCAGGTGCGCGCCGGAGAGGTCGTGACCCTCGCGGGCCTGATCGGCGCGGGGCGCACCGAGGTGCTGCGGGCCATCTACGGCGCGGACCCCTCGGCGGGCGGCGAAGTGCGGCTGGAAGGCGCGGCCATGTCCAGACGGACACCCGCCGACATGATGCGCCGGGGCGTGGGGTTCATCGCGGAGGACCGCCGCCACCAGGGCATCGTGCCCGACGCGCGGGTCAGCGTGAACATGATGCTCACGAGCTGGGCCAAGGGGAAGGTCGGGGTCGGGGAGCGCGACATGTTGCGCGTGGCCGAGCCGCAGATCCAGCAGCTCGGCATCCGGCCCGCCAACCCCAACCAGATCATCCGCCGCCTGTCCGGGGGCAACCAGCAGAAGGTCATCCTGGCCCGCTGGCTCTCGGCAGGTTGCGACCTCCTGCTCATCGACGAACCCACGCGCGGTATCGACGTGGCGAGCAAGGCGGACATCTACGCCCTGATCGACGACCTGGCCCAGGCCGGGGTCGCGGTGCTGATGGTGTCGTCCGAGCTGCCCGAGGTCCTGCGGCTGAGCGACCGAATTCTCGTGATGCGCGAAGGCCGCCTCGCCGGCGAGCTAGCTGCCGCAGACGCCAGCGAGGAACGCATCCTGGCCCTCGCCACCGGAGCCCAAACCCATGCAAAAGATCCAGCCGTCGCCTAA
- a CDS encoding ABC transporter permease: MQKIQPSPKSANRAALVERLREAGILAILLLGAVVFSFLVPSFFSVDNAINGIGLSAAINTIVAIGLTYVIITGGIDLSVGSTAALAAVIGADLMQRGTPVLLAVLIALAVGAVAGLVNGLLVTRVQLAPFIVTLGTMTFYRGLALSYTGGQPILSLPDGFKRALGGTVLGLPIPLVAALALVALFTVFLKFTRTGQYILALGGNAEAVRLSGINTNRYITLTYVISGVLAAFAALVLIAQLGAAEPILGSGWELSAIAAAVVGGTSLSGGKGNVVGALLGALLLSMLQNVLTLMGVQAFYQLLATGVIIIGAMVIDRYTRGR, encoded by the coding sequence ATGCAAAAGATCCAGCCGTCGCCTAAGAGCGCCAACCGCGCCGCCCTCGTCGAACGCCTGCGCGAGGCGGGCATCCTCGCCATCCTGCTGCTCGGGGCGGTGGTGTTCAGCTTCCTGGTGCCCTCGTTCTTCTCGGTGGACAACGCCATCAACGGCATCGGCCTGAGCGCGGCGATCAACACCATCGTCGCCATCGGCCTGACCTACGTCATCATCACGGGCGGGATCGACCTGAGTGTCGGGTCCACCGCCGCGCTGGCCGCCGTGATCGGGGCCGACCTCATGCAGCGCGGCACGCCTGTCCTGCTCGCGGTCCTGATCGCCCTGGCGGTCGGCGCGGTCGCGGGGCTGGTCAACGGCCTGCTCGTCACGCGCGTGCAGCTCGCGCCCTTCATCGTCACGCTGGGCACCATGACCTTCTACCGGGGCCTGGCCCTGTCCTACACGGGCGGGCAGCCGATCCTGTCGCTGCCCGACGGCTTCAAGCGGGCGCTGGGCGGCACGGTGCTGGGCCTGCCCATTCCGCTCGTGGCGGCCCTGGCACTCGTGGCGCTCTTCACGGTCTTCCTGAAGTTCACCCGGACCGGCCAGTACATCCTGGCCCTGGGGGGCAATGCCGAGGCCGTGCGCCTGAGTGGGATCAACACCAACCGCTACATCACCCTGACCTACGTGATCTCCGGCGTGCTGGCGGCCTTCGCGGCGCTGGTCCTCATCGCGCAGCTCGGCGCGGCCGAGCCCATCCTGGGCAGCGGCTGGGAGCTGAGCGCCATCGCGGCGGCCGTGGTCGGCGGCACGAGCCTGTCGGGCGGCAAGGGCAACGTCGTCGGGGCGCTGCTGGGGGCGCTGCTGCTGAGCATGCTGCAAAATGTCCTGACCCTGATGGGTGTTCAGGCGTTCTACCAGCTGCTCGCCACGGGCGTCATCATCATCGGGGCGATGGTCATCGACCGCTACACGCGCGGACGCTGA
- a CDS encoding DeoR/GlpR family DNA-binding transcription regulator yields the protein MLPFERHTRILELMDAHESLLTQELAQKVGVSEATIRRDLQQLSERGQLARTHGGAVRLERSAHQEPAFATKSVRMQAEKSAIAEAMARQVRDGSTVIFDAGTTILEVARRLAGRPLTAIALDLPAAQALAVGATEVLLLGGRVRSDSFSITGPWTEDQLRDLRADLFLMGAHAVDERGISNAVIEEATVKRLAIQVSQQTVLLADHTKFGWRAMAQVCTLQSVDQIVTDRGSRRLAWLKDAGPALTLT from the coding sequence ATGCTCCCATTTGAGCGGCACACGCGCATTCTCGAGCTGATGGACGCTCACGAGAGTCTCCTGACCCAGGAACTCGCCCAGAAGGTCGGGGTGTCCGAGGCGACCATCCGGCGCGACCTCCAGCAGCTCTCCGAACGGGGCCAGCTCGCCCGGACCCACGGCGGGGCGGTGCGGCTCGAACGCAGCGCCCACCAGGAACCGGCCTTCGCCACCAAATCCGTGCGGATGCAGGCCGAAAAGAGCGCCATCGCCGAGGCGATGGCCCGGCAGGTCCGCGACGGCTCCACGGTCATCTTCGACGCGGGCACGACCATCCTGGAAGTCGCCCGGCGGCTGGCCGGCCGCCCGCTGACCGCCATCGCCCTGGACCTTCCGGCTGCCCAGGCCCTCGCCGTCGGTGCGACGGAGGTCCTGCTGCTGGGCGGCCGGGTCCGCAGCGACAGCTTCAGCATCACGGGGCCCTGGACCGAAGACCAGCTGCGCGACCTGCGCGCCGACCTGTTCCTGATGGGCGCGCACGCGGTGGACGAACGCGGGATCTCCAACGCGGTCATTGAGGAGGCGACTGTCAAGCGCCTCGCCATCCAGGTCAGTCAGCAGACCGTCCTGCTGGCCGACCACACCAAGTTCGGCTGGCGGGCGATGGCCCAGGTCTGCACCCTTCAGAGCGTGGACCAGATCGTCACCGACCGGGGCAGCCGCCGCCTCGCCTGGCTCAAGGACGCCGGCCCGGCCCTCACCCTGACCTGA